Proteins encoded by one window of Maliibacterium massiliense:
- a CDS encoding DUF1622 domain-containing protein: MAYLERILFYIVDGAISLFELVGVLVIIIAGALGVYGYIKRSPHIRLNLAKGMALGLEFKLGSEILRTVVIRDISEILTVACIIALRAALTFLIHWEIKTELHETLGKY, from the coding sequence ATGGCATATTTAGAGCGCATCTTATTCTACATTGTGGACGGCGCAATCTCGCTTTTTGAGCTGGTAGGCGTGCTGGTGATCATCATCGCCGGCGCACTGGGCGTGTACGGATACATCAAGCGCAGCCCGCACATCCGCCTCAATCTCGCCAAGGGCATGGCGCTTGGGCTGGAATTCAAGCTGGGCAGCGAAATTTTGCGCACCGTGGTCATCCGCGACATCAGCGAAATCCTCACCGTGGCCTGCATCATCGCGCTGCGCGCCGCGCTTACCTTTCTCATCCACTGGGAGATCAAGACCGAGCTGCATGAGACGCTGGGCAAATACTAA
- a CDS encoding carbohydrate kinase family protein: MPDKQAEVVCIGYAVVDIPLCPVDVRKLETETCRVEHIRPVVGGDAINESTIIARLGHKVRMVGRLGDDMMGRFILEHCQKNSIDTAYMTVDASSDTPINIALVHPDGERTFVVPQGGARQRFCLEDIDFASFDGAKLLSLASIFVHPQLGNAQLVQIFQQARRRGMMICADMVHSRFGETLSDIREALSYVDYFFPNQEEAQRLTGKTDLDAVADALLDCGVGHVVIKTGRAGCLIKDTAQRLEVPTFSKARRVDTIGAGDNFVAGFIAALLEGKDVYACGRYANAVASVSVEHIGATDGVRSRAQVEDMMRP, from the coding sequence ATGCCGGATAAACAGGCGGAGGTCGTATGCATCGGCTATGCGGTTGTGGATATCCCGCTGTGCCCGGTGGATGTGCGCAAGCTGGAGACGGAGACGTGCCGGGTTGAGCATATCCGCCCAGTGGTGGGTGGTGATGCGATTAACGAATCCACCATCATCGCGCGCTTGGGGCACAAGGTGCGCATGGTGGGGCGGCTGGGGGACGATATGATGGGCCGCTTCATTCTGGAGCACTGCCAGAAAAACAGCATCGATACGGCGTACATGACGGTGGACGCTTCGAGCGATACGCCCATCAACATCGCGCTGGTGCATCCTGATGGGGAGCGCACGTTTGTGGTGCCGCAAGGGGGCGCGCGTCAGCGCTTCTGCCTGGAGGATATCGACTTTGCCAGCTTTGATGGGGCAAAGCTGCTGTCGCTGGCCAGCATTTTTGTGCACCCGCAGCTGGGCAACGCACAGTTGGTGCAGATATTCCAGCAGGCCAGGCGGCGCGGCATGATGATCTGTGCGGATATGGTGCACAGCCGCTTCGGCGAGACGCTCTCGGATATCCGCGAGGCGCTTTCGTATGTGGACTATTTCTTTCCCAACCAGGAAGAAGCGCAGCGCCTGACGGGCAAGACGGATCTGGACGCGGTTGCCGATGCGCTGCTTGACTGCGGCGTGGGCCATGTGGTGATCAAGACGGGCAGAGCGGGCTGCTTGATCAAGGACACGGCGCAGCGCCTGGAGGTGCCCACCTTTTCCAAGGCCAGGCGCGTGGATACCATTGGCGCAGGGGACAATTTTGTGGCGGGCTTTATCGCGGCGCTTCTGGAGGGCAAGGACGTCTATGCGTGCGGCCGTTATGCAAACGCGGTGGCGTCCGTCTCTGTGGAGCATATCGGCGCCACGGACGGGGTGCGCAGCCGCGCGCAGGTGGAGGACATGATGCGTCCCTGA
- a CDS encoding cysteine-rich KTR domain-containing protein has product MEKEKTEWVKCPVCGNKTRDKIRKDTVIKNFPLYCPKCKHETLINVRDMTVSVCKKVDG; this is encoded by the coding sequence GTGGAAAAGGAAAAAACAGAATGGGTAAAATGCCCCGTTTGCGGCAATAAAACTCGTGATAAAATTAGAAAAGATACGGTCATTAAAAATTTTCCGCTCTATTGTCCTAAGTGTAAGCACGAAACTTTAATCAATGTGAGGGATATGACCGTATCCGTATGCAAAAAAGTGGATGGATAA
- a CDS encoding thioredoxin family protein, whose amino-acid sequence MALFNFGKKKEEEKKAPACACGCGCPTSEAEEITKDCCSEAKDGICCIKVLGAGCKSCHEQYENAKQAIKDMGLSVEVEYITDMQKVMEYGVMSMPAIVVNEKVVAMGKVLKANEVVALLRKLGF is encoded by the coding sequence ATGGCATTGTTTAATTTCGGAAAGAAAAAAGAAGAAGAAAAGAAAGCACCTGCTTGTGCTTGTGGTTGTGGTTGCCCGACAAGTGAGGCAGAAGAAATCACAAAGGACTGTTGTTCTGAAGCAAAGGACGGAATTTGCTGTATTAAGGTATTGGGTGCAGGCTGTAAATCCTGCCACGAACAGTATGAAAACGCTAAACAGGCAATAAAGGATATGGGGCTTTCCGTAGAGGTGGAATACATTACAGATATGCAAAAGGTAATGGAATACGGCGTAATGAGTATGCCCGCCATTGTAGTCAATGAAAAGGTTGTTGCTATGGGCAAAGTGCTAAAAGCAAATGAAGTCGTGGCTTTATTGCGAAAGTTAGGGTTTTAA
- a CDS encoding permease, translating to MGALKIGWDFFQNEVLGMGWLSRLISTILNACGLDTTSRVGGSIQFFIYDTIKIMVLLGALILIISYIQSYFPPERTKKILGRFHGIWANIIAALLGTVTPFCSCSSIPLFIGFTSAGLPLGVTFSFLISSPMVDLGSLVLLMSIFGWKVAVLYVVLGLVIAVVGGTLIEKLHLENQVEEYIRNGHAIDVPQEELHFKDRMKYAWEQVVSTAKKVAPYVLIGVGIGAIIHNWIPEDLIVKVLGDNNPFGVVLATIAGVPMYADIFGTIPIAEALLAKGALLGVVLSFMMGVTTLSLPSMIMLRKAVKPKLLGIFIAICTVGIIVVGYFFNAIQYLIV from the coding sequence ATGGGAGCATTAAAAATTGGTTGGGACTTTTTTCAAAATGAAGTCCTCGGTATGGGTTGGCTGAGTAGGCTCATATCAACTATATTGAATGCCTGCGGTTTAGATACTACAAGCAGAGTAGGCGGCAGCATTCAGTTCTTTATTTACGATACTATAAAAATTATGGTACTACTCGGTGCGTTGATTTTGATTATTTCGTATATTCAAAGCTATTTTCCACCCGAAAGAACAAAAAAGATACTTGGCAGGTTTCACGGGATATGGGCAAATATCATTGCCGCATTACTCGGTACGGTAACGCCGTTTTGTTCGTGTTCCTCTATTCCGCTGTTTATCGGATTTACTAGTGCGGGTTTGCCGCTTGGCGTTACATTTTCCTTTTTGATTTCTTCGCCAATGGTTGACCTCGGTAGTCTTGTTTTACTGATGAGTATATTCGGTTGGAAAGTTGCCGTTTTGTATGTTGTTCTCGGTTTGGTAATTGCTGTTGTCGGCGGTACGTTGATTGAAAAACTGCACCTTGAAAATCAAGTGGAAGAATATATCCGAAACGGTCACGCTATTGATGTTCCGCAGGAAGAACTGCATTTCAAAGACCGTATGAAATATGCTTGGGAACAGGTCGTTTCAACAGCTAAAAAGGTTGCACCTTATGTGTTAATCGGTGTCGGTATCGGCGCAATTATTCACAACTGGATACCCGAAGATCTCATTGTCAAGGTACTTGGGGATAACAACCCGTTTGGCGTTGTGCTTGCTACTATCGCAGGCGTTCCAATGTATGCGGATATTTTCGGTACAATCCCGATTGCAGAAGCCTTACTTGCAAAGGGCGCTTTGCTCGGTGTTGTCCTTTCCTTTATGATGGGCGTAACTACCCTTTCTCTTCCATCAATGATTATGCTTCGCAAAGCGGTTAAGCCAAAGCTGCTCGGCATTTTCATTGCAATATGCACAGTCGGTATTATCGTTGTAGGTTATTTCTTCAACGCAATACAATATTTAATTGTTTAA
- a CDS encoding metalloregulator ArsR/SmtB family transcription factor, with protein sequence MDERRTAAIFKAFCDENRIRIIKLLRSGEKCACKLLEEINVTQPTLSHHMKILCDAEIVVGRKEGKWTHYSISEKGVKQAKVCLEQLTTLDVEYKNKSCCEK encoded by the coding sequence ATGGACGAAAGAAGAACTGCGGCAATCTTCAAAGCATTTTGTGATGAAAACCGTATTAGAATTATAAAGCTACTGCGTTCGGGCGAAAAATGTGCCTGTAAGCTATTGGAAGAAATCAATGTGACACAGCCCACGCTTTCTCATCATATGAAAATACTTTGTGACGCTGAAATTGTCGTTGGTCGCAAAGAGGGAAAATGGACGCACTATTCCATTTCAGAAAAAGGTGTGAAGCAGGCAAAGGTATGTTTGGAGCAGTTGACAACTCTTGATGTTGAATACAAAAACAAGTCGTGCTGTGAAAAGTGA
- a CDS encoding TnpV protein codes for MAKTIFEEMGGTYVRQGDYFIPCLSLPADKENHPIGVWGQRHKRYLQEHKKATYTTLLTSGKLNSYLADIDEQAEEWFSRMVRQMAEHEDVTETLKAENQMLWVQKINNIRNRAMEIVYTNLIYA; via the coding sequence ATGGCAAAGACAATTTTTGAAGAAATGGGCGGCACTTATGTACGGCAAGGGGATTATTTTATCCCTTGCCTTAGTCTACCAGCCGATAAAGAAAATCATCCAATCGGCGTATGGGGACAGCGGCACAAACGCTACTTGCAAGAGCATAAAAAAGCAACCTATACTACTCTGCTCACAAGCGGCAAGTTGAACAGCTATCTTGCCGATATTGACGAACAAGCAGAAGAATGGTTTTCTCGGATGGTAAGACAGATGGCAGAGCATGAGGATGTGACCGAGACGCTCAAGGCTGAAAATCAAATGCTGTGGGTACAAAAAATAAATAATATTCGTAATAGAGCAATGGAAATTGTTTATACAAATCTAATCTATGCTTAA
- a CDS encoding plasmid recombination protein → MVGKGSVNHNSRKFKAENVDADRSHLNIDYCNESIKKVYHKLFDEALERYNAKQTRTDRKIANYYEKIRSSKQEKPFHELILQIGDKENMSAESENGQLARQVLDEYYRGFQERNPQLRVFSAHLHLDEATPHLHIDFVPFTTGSKRGLDTRVSLKQALAAQGFKGGSRGDTEWSQWVLSEKERLAAVMERYGIEWEQKGTHEKHLSVLDYKKQERAEEIEQLESKIIDKQTEFETLSKRIQNFDKGTDSLSQMQSALENAPEYQLPEPQGFMTAKSYKSKVVEPLIKRLKSLIKTLMVRCFQAIDDYQRLNQTNASLYRSNEKLKNHNKQLTSDNNRLREEIKDYTLLRKVFGSKQIDSLLEQARQSKQRGTRFRNNQYER, encoded by the coding sequence AGAATGTTGACGCTGACCGTTCCCACCTCAACATAGATTACTGTAATGAGAGTATTAAAAAAGTCTATCACAAATTGTTCGATGAAGCACTCGAAAGATACAACGCTAAACAGACAAGAACAGACCGAAAGATAGCAAACTATTATGAAAAAATCCGCAGTTCCAAGCAGGAAAAACCATTCCACGAATTGATTTTGCAGATTGGCGATAAGGAAAATATGAGTGCAGAAAGTGAGAACGGACAGCTTGCAAGGCAGGTCTTAGATGAGTATTATCGTGGTTTTCAAGAGAGAAATCCGCAGCTTAGAGTATTCTCGGCTCATCTGCATTTAGACGAAGCAACGCCCCACCTCCACATTGATTTTGTGCCGTTTACAACAGGCAGCAAGCGTGGACTTGATACGAGAGTATCACTCAAACAAGCGTTAGCCGCACAGGGATTTAAGGGCGGCTCTCGTGGCGATACGGAATGGTCGCAATGGGTACTTTCCGAAAAAGAACGGCTTGCCGCCGTTATGGAACGGTACGGAATTGAGTGGGAGCAGAAAGGCACACACGAAAAACATCTCTCTGTTTTGGACTATAAAAAGCAGGAGCGGGCAGAAGAAATTGAACAACTGGAAAGCAAAATCATAGACAAGCAGACAGAGTTTGAAACGCTTTCAAAGCGTATTCAAAATTTTGATAAGGGTACGGATTCACTTTCGCAAATGCAGAGCGCACTGGAGAATGCTCCCGAATATCAGTTACCCGAACCACAAGGTTTTATGACTGCCAAAAGTTATAAGAGCAAAGTGGTCGAGCCGCTAATTAAGCGGCTGAAATCTCTTATTAAAACGCTTATGGTGCGGTGCTTTCAAGCGATTGATGATTACCAAAGGCTCAATCAGACAAACGCCAGTCTGTACCGTAGCAATGAAAAACTTAAAAATCACAATAAACAGTTGACCTCCGATAATAACCGATTGAGGGAAGAAATTAAGGACTATACGTTGCTGCGAAAGGTGTTCGGTAGTAAGCAGATTGACAGCCTGTTAGAACAGGCAAGGCAGTCTAAACAGCGTGGCACACGCTTTAGAAATAATCAATACGAAAGGTAG